The sequence TTTCATTCTTTCTGTCCCATGTGCTCAAGTACGAGCACTTTCACCTTAATTTAGGAGCTTGTGTTGCATGTGGCTAAACTAGCTTTAACAACCTTCTCTTAATTattaatgttttcttttacctTTACCTTCGTTCAGGTGCATTAGTCCCTCATCCTACTCTTTCTTCTATTACTGCACACGTATTGAACACTTTCATTTTAGTTGTGCTCATAGTTGTCAAAGGCACGCCTGAGGCGAGAGTCGCACAAGGTGCAAGCCTTAGCACCTCAAGCCAAGAAGGGCAGGCGACTTCACTAAGGCGTACGCCTTTGTGCGCCTCAGACCTAAGTCGAGGAGTGCCTTtgtaatattttgaattttttttttttttttcttttaagacaTACAATGATCTCAACCCTTCACCATAGACTTAATGTAGAATATGTAGGCTTACCCACACCTAATtatctcaaaaaaaaatttaaaagaatggAAGAAAGAAGATTAGGGCAAAAAGACAttgatcaagaaaaggaagagaagaaTTGCCTAGAAGTGTAGGAGTAGGACCAAGACCATGATTATAgactttataataaattagtagtGGAAGATGCTTTAGGATTTCTACTATTTTAGGATTTCTAGTTATTTATAAGACtatgttttacttttatcatCTCCTTTAAACATGCCTTTTTGTTGTTTGTAAATGCCTCTTGAACATGATTGTcaagatctttttatttcttttctttggctgtgtgttatgtttttttattttatgcatgGGTTGTGTTATGAGttctagtttattttattttatcttttgcgCCTCACTTCTGTCAGGCGCAGGCCTCGCCTTGCGCCTTGCACCTTAGGCACCAAGAGCCCTTATCGCCTAGGTGGCCTTTCTCCTTTAACAACTATGATTGTGCTCATTTAATTAACACCTTGACGTTCGAACTTTAACTAGCCTAATCTCTATATTATCAATCGTCTTCAACTGTAGCACTATACAATCAAACAACATATTCCCTTAGTCTGTACACTGCTGATGCTGTCCGTCCTTGTGAAGCAGCCCTTGATTGTTTTTGGTTATCAGTTTTCTATGTAACCCACCCCCACTACTAGATTTGTTAGACTCCCAAACCTTTGACTTATGGAATCTTCACCTTTTCTTGTATTACCTGACCTAGTTTCATCCATGAGTATATATACTTTGGTTCatcattatatattaataagtaGCCCGTTAGCTTGTTGGCAACTAAAGTGAAAACTACAGGGACttaaaaagttaagaaaaGTTATTGGTACAAGAAGCTGATTGAAAGGATTAGAAGTTTGCTATTCTCATCCACTAATATCATAATAGTTGAGCTCTTGCTTTTCTGCTGTTTTTCATAATGATATTGACATCATATATTCGTTCCCTAATGCCGACATGAAACTTGCAAGTCGCAACCATGCCAAATAGTTTTCTTTAAATCCATGAACCCATGTGAAGCTATTTTCTCATTAgtctatttctttcattagccTATGCACGTGTTCTAGGCAATAGCCAAATGAAACTTTTAGTACCTATCTAGCTTGTGGAAATTTGCgtcacttatttatttatttttgtatggAACTAATGTAGTTTTCTTCACTCAGTTGAATATTTTTGTTGTCCAGATCATAAACAAATTGTCAGCCAATCTAACCTATGCTCAGCCTAACTTCTTCAACGGGAATAGTTTCTGGCCCTACCAACACTTCCTAATGCTAATATCTCTGTGGACTAATTATCTTTTGATGCCTAGGCCCTATAAAACATAATTCTAGTTTATATCTCTGATGGACCAAGAAAAATACACATTTTCAATTGTAGccacttaaaattttatcaacaATGGCAACAAATTTTTTTCCTACCAACTTGTTTGTATCTCAATTATGTTTGATCTTGTCCAGTTGGGTTGCTGGATGGTTGTTAAGGAGCTAAAAAAGAGAACCACATGCATAAATATGATATTGGCATAACTTTTATAGTCTCCAGCTGCTGGTGACCTCCCACAGCTTaccttctttttattatctatttacttatttttatgtaattccTCCTTGCACTGAATAAAACAAAGTGGAACATGTAGAGTTGTCATTCTCCATGTCTTCTTATGGTCTTCTCtgatgaaagaaaattaatgtcTTATGCTGTGCTTTCTGTAGTCAATTACACtttcataagaaaagaatGTAAAGCAATATGTTTTCCTTAGAAAATGTTCATCACAGGAAATGTTTCCTATACAAGTTTTTTTTGTTGAGACAAATGGACAAATGGAACTGCAATCAGCATGCTAATTGTGTGCAACACTAGGCATATAATCAAGAGAGAAAAACAAATGCTACAgctagttaagtttatgaaattttaatgaaaatttaaggAAATGCCACACTGAAACAAGTGCAGACAGTCCATTAGTTTTAAGCCTTATGTTGAATTCCTTGCTccaatttaattaaacaacTTATAATAACAGTTTATCTGCTCTGTTATTTCTGTACATTGTCAGATGCATGACTACAACATTCCTGTTTCTATTCACGTTTTCCTTGTCTTAACCAGCATATAGGTTTCCTCCTGGGTCATGATGTCTCTCATCATAGACTTGAATAGCCTGACTTGCTGCATTTTTAATTTCACTGGTCAATATGCCTTTTTTATATCCTTCATTTCTATAATAGGTGAATCTATCTAGCATTCTTTTTGTTACTGTACCTCTTAGTTTTAAGCTTCCTTGGATGAAAGTTTGGAGGCCGTTTTCCTTGAATTCTCTTAATACTTATTTAgccttttttattctttcaataCTCATTTAGCATGCAATGATGCAGCAATGTGCTATTCCATGCTGTTTGGTTTTTTGTAGGTTAGCTAGATTAGGACATGATTCTAACTCATTTAGGATGATTCTAATTGTTTAAGTCTTTATCTTTCTTAAGTtgtcttattattttaatcgaAGTATAAGATCTCATCCATAGTCTATTAAAAACAGAGTTCCATGGCCTGGTAATCCTATATCCAGGGCGTACACTGCAAACAAATTAAGGGTCTTCATGTTGAAGAGAAGTTTTATCAATAGTACTCAAAGTTAAGCATTTGTGGCTTCACCTTTTATGTTTTGGTTCACTGTCATTCCTCATTTTCATATCTGCTGTCTACTGGAGCTGCATCCTGCATTGTCAACTTCCTTTGATTTTTCTGCTTAGTTCTTCTCTTATAAACAAGTATACTAACTCACCCTTTTGAGAGTGTGAACCAGCATGTATTTCCCCGTTAAGAACCATTGTCCCAAGTTGCATTATATATCCTGCCCTCTTGCTCAACTGGGCTGgactaattattttcaatgAAGCCTTAGCTAACCTAGTTTTCAGTGCACCAGTTTCAACCCTCAATGTGATTATCTTCTGCTAGTCATCAACTTTCCTTGACCTCTTAATAGATATGCAATTAGCTGCTAGGTTGAAATGGAGTATTATACTGTTTTCTATTCTACTTTTAGTGTTTATGGTTTCCACAATGAACCGTGACTCTGAGGTTGTCTATCAGAACTTGTTCATggtttatttaaaaatcatcaaCTGTGATATCAAATGCAGACTCAAATTTCAATTACAATTTTCTTATAGAAGATAGGAAAGTTGTGCACactttttttttgataattgaGAAACATGCTTACTTCATTAGCAATTAACTACATGTTGGCCTGTGTGTTTCTTTTGTATACTATCAGAGTGCTCGAGAATTAAGTAAGAGTTTGAAGTTAGTAGGTAAAGATGGGGCTGCCAGGACTTCAAAAGGGAGCGGTAAATGAGGTGAACATCAAGAACCATATGCTTGGAATCTGCATTATCATTTTGTAATAGCATGCAACTGCTCTTGTGCTGCCACTATCTGTGACCTGTAGTGAAGGTAACCATACTCAGTTCTTCACAATTTCATAACCGGGACAAAGTATGTATCTAGTTAGGTTCTCATCTTCCAAGTTTTTGCACAAGATCCCCTTATCTGTGGTTCTGAAACAACCTTTTTCAGTAGATGAATTCAGTGAGAAATTTTTGACAAGATTTCTTTCATGATATGAAAAGTGAGAAAAATTATTGTGATACTTTACATTGTGTTCCTTGATGCATATATGTATTCTATATTTGTTCATGGACAAACCAGGCTAGCAGCAGGTTCTTATTGTATTCTATCATgatattacataaaaattgGTAGTGAATGAAAGTACATTTTGATTCCAAAAATCTCAAAAGATGTTTCACTCAATATTCTTTTTggaaatttatgaaattttgatCTAAATATGAATCATTTTCAAGGATGACATTATATCTTGAGTTAATGTGATATAATAATAGAATCACTTGAGAAAAGAAGAGGAGACTAAAATCACGTCCCAGTAAACTCACATATaagcaaagaaaatagaatgaaaggttttctttgctttgggaaagaaaattgaaaaatatcataatttatttatataatttggttacataattaaatttatgtggaactaaaatctatatattttaaatggaAAAAAGTGATGGAAGCTGATTGTTTTGTTCTCTTCACCATTCTTCTCCTCTCTTTACCTTCTTTTAGTTACTCTTCCCGTAATCCCATCCAAGCAAGGCTTTAGAGGgagtccttgtacctctccccCGCCGAAAGAGATGTGCACTCCTCTGTGAGTGGAAGAATGAGCCATTACTCAATCTCCAATATTCTACATTTTGGAATTACTGCTTAATTtcctataatataaaatatataattgattaaacCATTATTGTTCACGTGTTAATATTCTGCAATACATATCCAATTAAACCCAATTGGTAATTATTTTAACCTtcataaaaatgttaaaaggCTTATTGAAGAATATGGGTTGAATTAACCTTCtccaaattattttaagttttgtcttttctatctttttttccaaattaaaactaacattaaatttcaaaagaattaCACTTTAACTTAGTATTTTACAAGAGATCATATTTCTaccataatagaaaaatactaaatcatttagttattaattaataatttatttacaatttaactcaaataataatatatttttttaattatttgctgctaatatatattacatgtgcttctttttttctttaatcctTTTGCCAATTAAACAATATCTGTGTATTGCGCAGGTCAGCGTCCCGGCGATCAAGGAAAAATTCTGTTTCAGATTATAGAGTTGGATTGCAGATAACCGTTAATAGAAGTAAAAAGATGAAATGTCCGTACTGCCCGGCGGCGCAGGCGAGGTGCGCCACGTCAACGAGCGGCCGGTCAATATTGGAGTGTACATCCTGCGGGAGAGTGGTGGAAGAACGTCAATTCCAACAATACCACGTTTTCCATAATAGGGCACAAGACAACCCTCTAAGCCTGGTGACTTCGGATCTCCCAATCATCCAGCCCCAAGGAGAAGGAGACGACGAGGACCCGTTTGAGCCCACGGGCTTCATCACTGTTTTCTCCACTTGGTCTCTTGAACCCAATCCTCTCTCCCTCCGTTCCTCTCTCTCATTTTCAGGGCACCTCGCTGAGCTTGAACGAACCCTTGAATTAACTGCCTCAGCGTCGAACTCGAATTCGTCCACTGTGGTTGTCGATAATCTGAGAGCTTATATGCAGATTATCGATGTGGCTTCGATCTTGGGGTTGGATTGTGATATTTCTGATCATGCGTTTCAGTTGTTTAGAGACTGCTGCTCCGCTACTTGCTTGAGGAACCGCAGCGTTGAAGCTCTTGCCACTGCTGCTCTTGTTCAGGCTATTAGAGAGGCCCAGGAGCCCAGAACCCTTCAGGTATCGCTACTTGCTCACAATTGGCTGTTATGTGTTTCTGATTTcctgtttcattttttttggtGATCTTAATGTATTTTCAGTTGTAATTATCGACTAAATCTTGGAAGTGATCTGGTATAACAGGAAATCTCAATTGCTGCCAATGTTCCTCAGAAGGAGATTGGAAAGTACATTAAGATACTGGGAGAAGCTCTGCAGCTGAGTCAGCCCATTAATAGCAATTCCATTTCAGTTCATATGCCTAGATTCTGCACCCTCCTCCAATTAAACAAATCGGCTCAGGTACTTTGTTTGCATGGACTTCACTAGTCAACTTGGAAATGTTCTTTAGTGTTTGAGGGTTTGGAATGTGTAAACGAAGTTAGAGAAAAAAACTCTTCCTTTCACTAGGAAAAGAGAAGTTGAAATGAAAAAGCAATAACAAATTTCACAAAATTGCAAAACTTGAACTGTCAGAGAGCTCCAAATTTCTTGTGCTGTTAGAGATATTGAGGTTAAGCAAAACGCCTTCCTTTGTCACGAAGGAAGTGAAGGGGGCATTTATGTTTTGCAAAGCACAGTTTGGATATGTGCATAAAGCATAAATCTTCTCAGTTGTTATCCTTctgtttttttattgatattaaaaatggGTATTACACAAAATGTGCTTAAAAttgtgattaaattaaaacctTAAAGCATGAAAATGATGACTCAAGATAATGGAAGGAACCACTACTGTCTGCTTGTTGCTAGTATAGTTTGTTGTGGACATCTTCACTTCTAAGTCTCACTTTATCAAATGTTATCAATTGCTGACTTTGACATATTTGGCCAGGAATTGGCGACTCATATTGGAGAAGTAGTTATCAACAAATGCTTCTGTACTCGCAGGAATCCCATTAGCATCTCTGCAGCTGCTATATATTTGGCATGCCAATTAGAAGACAAGCGAAAGACGCAGGCAGAAATTTGTAAGGTGACAGGTCTGACTGAGGTCACCCTCAGAAAAGTCTACAAGGAACTGTTGGAAAACTGGGATGATCTACTTCCATCAAATTATACTCCTGCTGTCCCTCCTGAGAAAGCATTTCCTACTACAGTGATCACCTCAGGCCGTTCATCTGCACCTAGAGTTGATCCGGTTGAAGTAACATCTCCCCCTGTGGACAAAGACAAACAGCCAGATAACaaatcaaacaaaacaaacaatGTGTTGGCCAGGGCCAAAGAGGACATTGAAAGCAATGGTAATTCTCGGGGGAGCCGTGGCCCAGCATGGCAGAATTTCAGGCAGCCGTGGCTTCAGTTTGGAGCTTCTGGGGTGACAACATCAGGGGAGAAAAATCTGAATGGGAACGAATTGCAGGGTAGCTGTCAAGAGTTTGAAGAGAAGGTAGATAAGCagataataga comes from Ricinus communis isolate WT05 ecotype wild-type chromosome 5, ASM1957865v1, whole genome shotgun sequence and encodes:
- the LOC8273404 gene encoding plant-specific TFIIB-related protein 1 isoform X2: MKCPYCPAAQARCATSTSGRSILECTSCGRVVEERQFQQYHVFHNRAQDNPLSLVTSDLPIIQPQGEGDDEDPFEPTGFITVFSTWSLEPNPLSLRSSLSFSGHLAELERTLELTASASNSNSSTVVVDNLRAYMQIIDVASILGLDCDISDHAFQLFRDCCSATCLRNRSVEALATAALVQAIREAQEPRTLQEISIAANVPQKEIGKYIKILGEALQLSQPINSNSISVHMPRFCTLLQLNKSAQELATHIGEVVINKCFCTRRNPISISAAAIYLACQLEDKRKTQAEICKVTGLTEVTLRKVYKELLENWDDLLPSNYTPAVPPEKAFPTTVITSGRSSAPRVDPVEVTSPPVDKDKQPDNKSNKTNNVLARAKEDIESNGNSRGSRGPAWQNFRQPWLQFGASGVTTSGEKNLNGNELQGSCQEFEEKVDKQIIEKELTGASRPNQFSNPPASGMSTISITWPFRSAPASGPSPIVQPPPKLAPGYAELKGSSDY
- the LOC8273404 gene encoding plant-specific TFIIB-related protein 1 isoform X1 → MKCPYCPAAQARCATSTSGRSILECTSCGRVVEERQFQQYHVFHNRAQDNPLSLVTSDLPIIQPQGEGDDEDPFEPTGFITVFSTWSLEPNPLSLRSSLSFSGHLAELERTLELTASASNSNSSTVVVDNLRAYMQIIDVASILGLDCDISDHAFQLFRDCCSATCLRNRSVEALATAALVQAIREAQEPRTLQEISIAANVPQKEIGKYIKILGEALQLSQPINSNSISVHMPRFCTLLQLNKSAQELATHIGEVVINKCFCTRRNPISISAAAIYLACQLEDKRKTQAEICKVTGLTEVTLRKVYKELLENWDDLLPSNYTPAVPPEKAFPTTVITSGRSSAPRVDPVEVTSPPVDKDKQPDNKSNKTNNVLARAKEDIESNGNSRGSRGPAWQNFRQPWLQFGASGVTTSGEKNLNGNELQGSCQEFEEKVDKQIIEKELTGASRPNQFSNPPASGMSTISITWPFRSAPASGPSPIVQPPPKLAPGYAELKGISIQNGSSNNANTEK